The genomic segment CAAAATGATAGCGTCATTAAAAACAAACTCAAGTTGCTTACTTTTTGTGAAATCGAACTGTCTTATAAAATGCACTTTGACGACACAACGAAGAGACACTGATGCCAAGAAAGAATGCTACCgccacgttgtgtgtgtgtgtgtgtgtgtgtgtgtggatgtatggtTCTCCGTCTGGGGAGCAGTTAATGGTGATGGGTGCATTTGAGAAGGTTAAGGCTCGTTTAACTCCATGGTGTGTGGAGTATTTCATGTTCAACATTGCCGATTATAATGCTCATACTCAAAGTGTTTAAGATATGTATGTTACAAAGTTACAATGGGGATAAAAAGGGGATAGGACAGGAAAAGGCTGCAGAGGGTGATAAGGTCAGCCGAAAAAACTATTGGCTCTCCTTTGCCCTCCTTGGATGACATTGCCAGCACACGATGCATCTCAAGATCAAGAAAGATCATCTGTGACCACCTCCATCCCGGCCACCACCTGCTCAGCCTACTGCCCTCTGGTACAGGAGCCTGAAGTGCAGAACCAACAGACTGAACAAAAGCTTCTTTCCTTGGGCAATCAGGACACTTAACACCCATAAAACTTGAAACAAAGATTCCTCACTATCTATATAGTGCAATATGCTTACGGCCTTTATATTTATTCTGACATCACCTGTCCTTGtcttgttccaaatgtttttcttatttctgtcttgttttgtttttgtttttttaaaatgtaACTTAAATtgcgtgtttatttatttatttgtttatttatttatttatttatttattgtgtaaTGCACCTTCAGTTGGCTCTCCCAATTTTGTTGTATAGGtgactgtacaatgacaataaagtctatctttatctttatctttacCTTTTATATAGGGGTGTTCAAATTTTAGCTGAAATAGGGGGTTCACTTACACTTTTAAGTAAAATAAGCCCAAAGAATTAGTTATGGATATAATTATATCTATCCATATAATTATGGATGtgaatattaaatattatcaagagtgtgacgatgatgatgacgtcagccccatccaaaaaaaaaagaaggcatTGGGCTTCTGTTATAAATTCATACTGTAGTTCGACTACATCAAGCAAAGTTACTACTGCCTCTTAGCCAGACCAACACCACATACAAAGTACATACTAAAGTCTACCAACATTTTGATATTCCTTTCCTTACCAATGCAGGTGTGAATAATTCTGAAACTATGTTCCTAACTAACTTTGTCTTTTTATAGTTGTAATCAGTCAACTCTTTCACAGCTGTGACCTTACTAACATCGTCCTACAAAAGACTTGGAAGGATTTGAACTTCACACAAAACATGTGAGGATTCCAGCGTTGAAACATTTTCTTCCCCTGAAGAACTCAGGGGAAAATGGAAAATGGTTCACATCCATTTTATTTTAACCTCACTGCATTTGGAAATATTGGATACTACCGCTATCCAGCgtttatcttttgttttcttctgTATTCAGTTATTGTGTTCGCTAATGTCATCATCATACTGGTTATCTCACGAGAGAAATCGCTGCATCAGCCCATGTATATTTTGATTTTGTGTCTCTGCATCAATTCTCTATATGGATCAGCTGGCTTTTTCCCCAGGTTCCTGATAGACCTTCTATCCGACACTCATGCCATTTCCCTTCCGGCTTGTTTCACTCAGATctactttatttattcatatgcaACATGTGAATTGACCATGATGAGTGCCATAGCGTATGATAGGTATGTGGCTGTTTGTCACCCCTTGCATTACCACAACAAGATGACAGCAAACAAGGTGATTACAATTGTAGCCGCAGCGTATATCTATCCCGTATGCGTTCTGTCcccatctgcctgtctgtcttttaCAACTCCCCTGTGTGGTAATAATATACCAAAGGTATTCTGCGCAAATTGGCTTGTTTTAAAGCTGTCCTGTGTAACAACTTTTATCAATAACGTGGTTGGACTTTTTCTTTCAGGTACTATATTTGCACCATTACTTTTTGTTGCATATACCTACCTGCGCATTCTTCTTATTTGTAGAAAAGGCACCTCAGTCTAGGCTCAAAGTCTTACAGAGCTGCTTGCCACATATAGTTACTTTTGCTAATTTTGCTGTCTCAATGTTTTGTGATGTTGTCCTGAGTCGGTTTAATATAGAAGAATTTAGTCCATTTGCATCAATAGTTATATCACTTGAGTTTGTTGTGATTCCCCCAATTCTGAACCCTCTTATGTATGGGATTAAGCTacaagagataaaaaaaaatattcttaaaatgttattttaaaaaataatactgTACATAGCCTTTAATAATTACTAGTGGGATACGATACTCAAACAACCTATTGGTATCAGAGTCTTACTGATGACAAAACCCTTATTCAAATATGTCAAAATATTGCTTCATATTATTTGTatgtagcctggtcctaccagaccatcgtacttcatttcatttttaaagaagtgaaatgaaaattgagtggaagtaggtaggtgggcggtgccaggctaatttgtatgtatgcatgttagACCATTTTTAAAACCAGTTGTGACTGTGGCTTCGGATAGTTTCAGATGGTTTTTTGAATGAGTGGACATTGTGCATCACTTTGCAATTACCACGAAACAGCAATGTTTGATTATGGTTATGCACAATAACGAGAACATCGAATCAAGCCAGAGATAAGCATACGTTATATTCCTTTGTAAGAATCCATTCGATAATGTTGTCACACTTATAAATGTCATTGGAAAAACAAGCACTATTAGAAGGCCTAACTGTAGGTGCAGCTTTGTCTCAAAGGATGACATTGCATCCAGTTTTGTGAATTGCGGCTTCCACTTTCGCGCTCCGCACTTGAACAAAATTATTGTTTGCAATTAGTTCCTAAGACCCAAAATGAAAGGAAAATAGGCTCCAGGGTCAAAAACCCAGAAGTTGTCCTTTAAGTCCAACTGTAACAGAAGGCTTTCTGGACGTTGAGGAAGGGTGCATCACTCAATCATTGATCGGAAACAGGGTCTCAGTGATGACTCTGAAGGATGAACCCAAACGATATAGAGGCAGATTATGCCTTACAACAGCAAATATTAACCTAGGTTTTATTGATAGTTTTGGACATTAGATTGGATTTCAATCAATGGACTTGAACATTAACAGTAATAATACCAAAAAAAAGTAAGATTGGTacctgtatatatatgtgtgtcatGCTACAATTTGACCTAAAAAAGAAGTGGACGAACACAAATCTTTGGGGGACGGCACTCTTGAGGTGCATTCACACTAAAAGCGAAGCGAATATTCTACTTGTGTtgcacaagaaaaaaaaatattgcgcAAATGATTCAGCATCAGGCATAATTTGAAGAACAAACACACGAATGAGCAGAATCGCGTCATTCGCGCTAGTAGAATTTGACATTGCCTTGACATTCAAGCCATTCGCACCGTTGGCAAAATATATGCTTCTATTCTCATCTTTGCATTGACATTGTATGTATCTGTGCCCGcattcatcaacaagtcagaATCCACACTTTGAACTACTCTTTATTCCAGAGGAAAAAGTCAGTTGTGATTTTGCTATTTTTCGGTAACAGGTATAAACTCAATGGTCTGTGGACTATGAAAAACTGAAGAATATTGCGATCATCAGAGACAAATGAAAATAATCTGTAATCAACTGGAACTCTGTACTGGTATCGTAAGTCAATCCCTCTTGACATTAGGGCCATCAAGCAGGCTGCATGTTCAACGACAACTTGCAACAATCTCAATGAAATTGTTAATATTATACATCATATTATACGTTATGAACGATAATCAAATAATCACAATTTCCAGTTTACTATTCAACTGTCACTTGTTGCACAGTTTAGGCCTGCTATATGAGTATCTTTGTGtgcataaataaacacatttgttCTTTCCATCCAAAATAACGTATAATGTATTTTAATTGGAGATCCACTGAAGTTTAGCTTAGAACAAAGGTGGTCATGTCTCACAGTCATTTTAGTATGTATAATCAACACCATTATGTGTTTAATTCTGTATCCCTGGGAATGAAAATGGCAGCCAGCTGTTCATActcacaccaataaaaaataaaaaacactcgCTCTTAAGTTTAAAGGAACTGCTCTAATGTCCAATACTGTAGGTTTCAATTGTTTCCAGCCTCACCTGTcagtcgctttgaataaaagcatcTGTCAAATGACATCACTGGATATCACTGGGATATTTGGATGAAATGTAACCTTATGCTACCTATGCCTCACAAAAATGCTGACAAATCAACTGACATGTTAAAAAGTTTATTGCAGCAACAGTGTGCATAGCATTTCCTGTTGTTGAATACACCTGGCAAAAAACTCTTGCTAGTAAATGCTATGAAGAGGCTCTTGTAGAAGGTATTGTCTATTATTGGATGGCCAATGCTACCCTGCTTTTCAAGACAGAGGCCTACGAGGTCAACCCACAGACATACATAAAGAGTGACCAAAGCATtgatttatacaaataaatgaattatGAATATACAAGGCTTCCGcatttatacaaatatgtatAACATATTATCATGTTATCATGTTGACAAATCAACATAAGCCATAGAGGTGTTTTTGAGGCTGGCCTCCCCAGGCCCCATCATGGATCCGCCCCTGCCACTGGGACTGTGTTCGGCATAGTGTGCGAGAGTCAGATTAACTAATATTACTGCCGGCCACAGGGGAAACATTAAACCCTTACATAATGACTGCATGAGTTTGAAAGCACCAACGACGCCTGACCCACAGTGGAGGACTGAAGAGGAGGCTACTGTAGATCATGTCATGATCATGATCATGGATAACACTTCTGACATAACAATGTTGACACTTTCAGGGTTGAGCGGGGAGACCACCAACAGAATGGTTATTTTCTCCCTCACTCTACTTTGCTACTTATTGATTCTGATGGTTAACATTTCCCTGGTTCTGACCATCATCTTggaccacaacctccaccaacCCATGTATATCTTTGTGTGTAACCTGTGCCTCAATGCTCTTTATGGAACTGCCGGTTTCTACCCCAAGTTCCTTCTGGACCTGCTCTACTCTCGCCACGTGATCTCGTTTTGGGGTTGTGTGGTGCAGAGTCTGGTCATATATTCCTCAGTTTGCATTGAAAATTCTATCCTTGCACTGATGGCCTATGACAGGTATGCTGCAATATGCCGACCACTCGATTATCACTCTCTTATGAAAAAGCAGAACGTCTGTCTGCTTTTATGCTCCTCCTGGATTATTCCTAATTTTATGGTACTTGTTGCTCTGATAAATACATCAACATTGAAATTATGTGGCTCGCACATTGATAAACTCTACTGTGCCCTATGGTTGATTGTTAAAATTGCTTGTTCTCCTGGTGTGACAAACGCTGTTATGGGTTATATTACCATCATTGtttatttctttcattttgtttatatttttatgtCGTACTTTTATCTGGTCAGAACATGTGTGAAGTCGATCGAGGGTCGAAGAAAGTTCATG from the Gadus macrocephalus chromosome 20, ASM3116895v1 genome contains:
- the LOC132448318 gene encoding olfactory receptor 4B13-like; this encodes MIMIMDNTSDITMLTLSGLSGETTNRMVIFSLTLLCYLLILMVNISLVLTIILDHNLHQPMYIFVCNLCLNALYGTAGFYPKFLLDLLYSRHVISFWGCVVQSLVIYSSVCIENSILALMAYDRYAAICRPLDYHSLMKKQNVCLLLCSSWIIPNFMVLVALINTSTLKLCGSHIDKLYCALWLIVKIACSPGVTNAVMGYITIIVYFFHFVYIFMSYFYLVRTCVKSIEGRRKFMQTCLPHLVTLLNVTVAVLFDVMFMRFGSADVSPMIKNALSLEFLIIPPIVNPLIYGIILTKIRNRIRFILFHKKVTR